The following proteins come from a genomic window of Hymenobacter canadensis:
- the rny gene encoding ribonuclease Y produces MSTTLYIALAAVLALVVGIVVGRLLAGKTNQDHEAEAKTRAQQLLAEAEQQATRTRDERIQQSKDKFRTLKQEWEQESRRQKLALDQELTERRATVVEQEQAIKKLTDTTQRQLEQIQRKETELDATRERIETQSQQQREKLETQEEKRKAVLENQLAKLEQREQEVEAELAETRQELTEKLQQVNTQLEAISGLTAAEAREQLVESLKNEAQIQASSYIKDVVAQAKLSATKDAKKVVLETIQRTAAEHAIENCVSVFNIESDDVKGKIIGREGRNIRALEAATGVEIIVDDTPEAIIISGFDPVRREVARLSLHLLVKDGRIHPARIEEIVAKTRKNIDEEIVEIGEKTIIDLGIHGLHPELIKMVGRMRFRSSYGQNLLQHSREVANLCATMAAEMGLDVKKAKRAGLLHDIGKVSTEEPELPHAILGMEMAKKYKEHPDVVNAIGAHHDEIEMTAMISPLVQACDAISGSRPGARREMMESYIKRLKQLEETANGFKGVNQCFAIQAGRELRVMVDAENVTDERASELSYEISQKIEKEMQYPGQIKITVIREMRAVAYAK; encoded by the coding sequence ATGTCCACTACTCTTTATATTGCTCTAGCCGCCGTGCTGGCCCTTGTGGTCGGCATCGTGGTGGGGCGCCTCTTGGCTGGCAAAACCAACCAGGACCACGAAGCCGAAGCTAAAACCCGTGCCCAACAGCTGCTGGCCGAAGCCGAGCAGCAGGCCACCCGCACCCGCGACGAGCGGATTCAGCAGTCGAAAGACAAGTTCCGCACCCTCAAGCAGGAGTGGGAGCAGGAGAGCCGCCGCCAGAAGCTGGCCCTCGACCAGGAGCTGACCGAGCGCCGCGCCACCGTGGTAGAGCAGGAGCAGGCCATCAAGAAACTCACCGACACCACCCAGCGTCAGCTGGAGCAGATCCAGCGCAAGGAAACCGAGCTGGACGCCACCCGCGAGCGAATCGAAACTCAGTCGCAGCAGCAGCGCGAGAAGCTGGAAACGCAGGAGGAAAAGCGCAAGGCCGTCTTGGAAAATCAGCTGGCCAAGCTGGAGCAGCGCGAGCAGGAGGTAGAAGCCGAGCTGGCCGAAACCCGCCAGGAGCTAACCGAAAAGCTGCAGCAGGTAAACACGCAGCTGGAAGCCATTTCGGGCCTGACGGCCGCCGAAGCCCGCGAGCAGCTGGTGGAGTCGCTCAAAAACGAAGCCCAGATTCAGGCCAGCTCCTACATCAAGGACGTGGTGGCCCAGGCCAAGCTTTCGGCCACCAAAGACGCCAAGAAAGTGGTGCTGGAAACTATCCAGCGCACCGCTGCCGAGCACGCCATCGAGAACTGCGTATCGGTGTTCAACATCGAGAGCGACGACGTCAAGGGCAAGATTATCGGTCGTGAGGGCCGCAACATCCGGGCCCTGGAAGCCGCTACTGGTGTCGAAATTATCGTGGACGACACGCCCGAGGCCATCATCATCTCGGGCTTCGATCCGGTGCGCCGCGAGGTAGCCCGCCTGAGCTTGCACCTGCTGGTGAAGGACGGCCGAATTCACCCGGCTCGTATCGAGGAGATTGTGGCCAAAACCCGCAAGAACATCGACGAGGAAATCGTGGAAATCGGGGAGAAAACCATCATCGACCTCGGCATCCATGGCCTGCACCCCGAGCTGATTAAGATGGTGGGCCGCATGCGCTTCCGCAGCAGCTACGGCCAGAATCTGCTCCAGCACTCGCGCGAAGTCGCCAACCTCTGCGCCACCATGGCTGCCGAAATGGGCCTCGACGTGAAGAAAGCCAAGCGCGCCGGCCTGCTCCACGACATCGGCAAAGTAAGCACCGAAGAGCCCGAGTTGCCCCACGCAATTCTGGGCATGGAGATGGCCAAGAAGTACAAGGAGCACCCCGACGTGGTAAACGCCATCGGCGCCCACCACGACGAAATTGAAATGACGGCCATGATTTCGCCGCTGGTGCAGGCCTGCGACGCCATTTCGGGCTCGCGCCCCGGTGCCCGCCGCGAGATGATGGAGAGCTACATCAAGCGCCTCAAGCAGCTGGAAGAAACCGCCAACGGCTTCAAGGGCGTAAACCAGTGCTTCGCCATCCAGGCCGGCCGCGAGCTGCGCGTGATGGTGGACGCCGAGAACGTGACGGACGAGCGCGCTTCGGAGCTGAGCTACGAAATTTCCCAGAAAATCGAGAAGGAAATGCAGTACCCCGGCCAGATCAAAATCACGGTTATCCGCGAAATGCGTGCCGTGGCCTACGCCAAGTAA
- a CDS encoding GNAT family N-acetyltransferase — MTTFAETPRLLLRELQPTDAPGMFALDSDPEVQRYVGNRPVQTLAESQQAIEFVRRQYQENGIGRWAVELKATGEFLGWAGLKLIREPLNGHVDFYEVGYRLIRRYWGHGYATEAARASVAYGFGELRQPVLYAIADMQNLASRAVLAKVGFQHLGEFEHEGAPTAWLEARADSQMGYPKQQ, encoded by the coding sequence ATGACCACCTTCGCCGAAACGCCCCGCCTGCTGCTGCGCGAGCTGCAGCCCACCGACGCGCCCGGCATGTTCGCGCTGGACTCGGACCCGGAAGTGCAACGCTACGTCGGCAACCGGCCCGTGCAGACGCTGGCCGAAAGCCAGCAAGCCATTGAATTTGTGCGGCGGCAGTACCAGGAAAACGGCATTGGCCGCTGGGCCGTGGAGCTCAAAGCAACCGGCGAATTTCTGGGCTGGGCCGGCCTGAAGCTGATTCGCGAGCCACTCAACGGCCACGTCGATTTCTACGAGGTGGGGTACCGGCTTATCCGGCGGTACTGGGGCCACGGCTACGCTACGGAAGCTGCCCGCGCCTCGGTGGCGTATGGCTTCGGAGAGCTGCGGCAGCCGGTACTCTACGCCATTGCCGACATGCAGAATCTGGCCTCCCGCGCCGTACTGGCGAAAGTCGGGTTTCAGCACCTGGGCGAATTCGAGCACGAGGGCGCGCCCACGGCGTGGCTAGAGGCGCGGGCCGACTCGCAGATGGGCTACCCCAAGCAGCAATAA